One part of the Oncorhynchus tshawytscha isolate Ot180627B unplaced genomic scaffold, Otsh_v2.0 Un_contig_15856_pilon_pilon, whole genome shotgun sequence genome encodes these proteins:
- the LOC121844773 gene encoding G protein-regulated inducer of neurite outgrowth 3-like has protein sequence MGTNPKRTVTVQMVPQLAGVEALGNQESNANWAKEPNLNLTQGCPAPTTTTTPVLTEHTQVNLCLTTPNTTSRIQSTGHGKPVGGGVGSNTNTTFSTNGDGGKSPSEHVIGIEQQMVLTCRGGVSVTEATAEGRRDGNANLTALTATAEEKEKHICKASLSSAITSSKVDVHTNYCREKEPGGAGAGEGCAAKPSPEPTAVQSATARVSAVAKEESLLEGDNKNATTPNQHPPQTCDPKHTSASEVLTSLTTPKQGKAEGAAVTTNKVAPPPYKSIEADNSTTTQSLSPLPSPATATNPTPPERPLKASKENTPKTNSQNPPSQMEYNKTAVTSQPEQTKETTVAPVNAAVTITPPSSDSKENVGLRNKASSPAPPEKKDLKPTAVAKTEICLDKHLQAASSESSSQKDSPSSPNEAKQNQQPEAQQSQNQQPEAQQGQNQQPEAQQGQNQQPEAQQGQNQQPAHHAAQVTDEAVQTASVSEEMQQKAHCKLYREASTMTRTPIATPTATPTHSKQGQDVEVQAVANVCSRAVSTSPSLFPLPPPYRSTDRGAALREEAAAESLSVVYQVPFHQIHMGSSPSCPPPPNYTAGLRSGSERLTLEAGLCSSQSAGVVLHAEEAVAALHAEVARLGAKPKDLAVGGAAALCNIQQRGALPPLQPVYQINIEPSGGQNEPVAKANHHQHRGEKAVADSQSKPNAAEKPKVSNDAQTVPTQPAKPPSAKAPSPLSPTAASKTKSSDNKAAPPPSQSTPSVTKPSQASTTTSKKTEDTKPKTAVKAAKQSIVKGVGGVKALLGKKKQEQLEPERKEKEDEDEEGKQKGEKSVHDVLWDEQGMTWEVYGASVDPESLGFAIQSHLQCKIKEQEKKVVTQSSLRKSISVPPVVPDSPATVAVEDANSRKNKRRQQNVFRSMLKNVRRPKCCAHPPPTAVLE, from the coding sequence ATGGGAACCAACCCAAAAAGGACAGTGACAGTCCAAATGGTCCCTCAGCTGGCTGGAGTGGAAGCTCTGGGAAACCAGGAGTCTAACGCCAACTGGGCTAAAGAACCTAACCTGAACCTCACCCAGGGTTGCCCTgcccccaccactaccactacccctgtccttacagaacacacacaggttaacCTGTGTCTGACAACCCCCAACACAACCTCCAGGATCCAATCAACTGGCCATGGAAAACCGGTTGGCGGCGGAGTGGGGTCCAACACCAACACAACTTTCTCGACCAATGGCGACGGAGGGAAATCGCCATCGGAGCATGTGATTGGAATAGAGCAGCAGATGGTATTGACATGCCGAGGAGGTGTGAGTGTAACCGAGGCGACGGCAGAGGGCCGTAGGGACGGCAACGCCAATTTGACAGCGTTAACCGCCACGGCCGAGGAGAAGGAGAAGCATATCTGTAAGGCAAGCCTGTCGTCCGCCATTACATCATCAAAGGTTGACGTGCATACAAATtactgcagagagaaagagcctGGTGGAGCAGGGGCGGGGGAGGGGTGTGCAGCCAAGCCATCGCCAGAGCCCACAGCAGTACAGAGTGCTACAGCCAGAGTTTCTGCAGTAGCTAAAGAGGAGTCACTACTAGAAGGGGACAACAAAAACGCAACCACACCAAATCAACATCCCCCTCAGACCTGTGATCCAAAGCATACCTCGGCCTCTGAAGTGCTGACGTCTCTGACGACTCCCAAACAAGGTAAGGCAGAGGGAGCTGCAGTGACTACAAACAAGGTTGCTCCGCCTCCTTACAAATCAATAGAGGCTGATAATAGTACTACAACACAGAGTCTCTCACCTTTACCTAGCCCTGCCACCGCCACCAACCCTACTCCACCAGAACGTCCTCTAAAGGCCTCTAAAGAAAATACGCCCAAGACAAACTCGCAGAACCCTCCTTCCCAAATGGAATATAATAAAACGGCAGTTACATCGCAGCCGGAACAGACCAAGGAGACTACAGTAGCTCCTGTCAATGCTGCCGTCACCATCACGCCTCCATCATCAGACAGCAAGGAGAACGTAGGGCTTAGGAATAAGGCCTCAAGTCCGGCACCCCCCGAGAAGAAGGATTTAAAACCTACTGCAGTAGCAAAGACGGAGATCTGCTTAGATAAACACCTGCAGGCGGCATCGTCAGAGTCTTCATCACAGAAGGATTCTCCCTCGTCACCCAACGAGGCCAAACAGAACCAACAGCCGGAGGCCCAACAGAGCCAGAACCAACAGCCTGAGGCCCAACAGGGCCAGAACCAACAGCCTGAGGCCCAACAGGGCCAGAACCAACAGCCTGAGGCCCAACAGGGCCAGAACCAGCAGCCTGCCCACCATGCAGCACAGGTGACAGATGAAGCCGTCCAGACTGCCTCGGTCTCGGAGGAGATGCAACAGAAAGCCCACTGCAAACTATACCGGGAGGCCTCCACCATGACCCGCACCCCCATCGCCACCCCCACCGCCACCCCCACCCATAGCAAGCAAGGCCAAGATGTGGAGGTCCAGGCAGTGGCTAACGTGTGCAGCCGGGCGGTCTCCACCAGCCCCAGCCTGTTTCCTCTGCCCCCGCCCTACAGGTCCACTGACAGAGGTGCTGCCCTGAGGGAGGAAGCAGCAGCTGAGAGCCTGTCTGTGGTCTACCAGGTGCCCTTCCACCAGATTCACATGGGCAGCAGTCCATCCTGCCCCCCGCCACCTAACTACACCGCAGGTCTCAGGTCCGGGTCAGAGCGATTGACCCTGGAGGCGGGGTTATGCTCCAGTCAGAGTGCTGGGGTGGTGCTCCATGCAGAGGAGGCGGTGGCGGCCCTCCATGCAGAGGTCGCCAGGCTGGGGGCCAAGCCTAAAGATCTGGCAGTCGGGGGGGCAGCAGCGCTATGCAACATCCAGCAGAGAGGAGCACTCCCGCCTCTGCAGCCCGTCTACCAGATCAACATCGAGCCGAGCGGCGGCCAAAACGAGCCGGTAGCTAAAGCGAATCATCACCAGCATCGAGGCGAGAAGGCAGTGGCAGACTCCCAATCCAAACCCAATGCAGCAGAGAAACCAAAGGTGTCTAATGACGCGCAGACCGTGCCAACGCAGCCTGCCAAGCCTCCCTCTGCTAAAGCTCCATCCCCCTTGTCGCCAACTGCCGCAAGCAAGACCAAATCCTCCGACAATAaggctgctcctcctccttcgcAGTCAACTCCTTCCGTTACCAAGCCCAGCCAGGCCTCAACGACAACCTCCAAAAAAACAGAGGACACTAAACCCAAGACGGCAGTGAAAGCAGCGAAGCAGAGCATTGTTAAGGGGGTTGGGGGCGTTAAGGCTTTGTTGGGCAAGAAGAAGCAGGAGCAGCTGgagccggagaggaaggaaaaggaGGATGAAGACGAGGAGGGGaaacagaaaggagagaagagcGTGCACGATGTGCTGTGGGACGAGCAGGGGATGACCTGGGAGGTGTACGGAGCATCCGTTGACCCCGAGTCCCTTGGCTTTGCCATCCAGAGCCACCTGCAGTGTAAGATCAAAGAACAAGAGAAGAAGGTCGTGACCCAGTCATCACTCAGGAAGTCCATCTCAGTGCCGCCAGTGGTGCCCGACTCGCCCGCCACCGTTGCCGTGGAAGACGCCAACAGCAGGAAAAACAAGAGGAGGCAGCAGAACGTTTTCAGGTCCATGCTGAAAAATGTCAGACGGCCCAAGTGCTGCGCGCATCCTCCCCCTACCGCCGTGCTGGAGTGA